A region from the Pseudomonas sp. Teo4 genome encodes:
- the uvrA gene encoding excinuclease ABC subunit UvrA: MDKILIRGARTHNLKNIDLTLPRDKLIVITGLSGSGKSSLAFDTLYAEGQRRYVESLSAYARQFLSMMEKPDVDTIEGLSPAISIEQKSTSHNPRSTVGTITEIYDYLRLLYARVGTPRCPDHDIPLEAQTISQMVDLVLAQPEGSKLMLLAPVIRERKGEHLAVFDELRAQGFVRARVNGKLYELDELPKLDKQKKHSIDVVVDRFKVRADLQQRLAESFETALKLADGIALVAPMDDEAGEEMIFSARFACPICGHAISELEPKLFSFNNPAGACPTCDGLGVKQFFDTKRLVNAELTLAEGAIRGWDRRNVYYFQMLGSLAAHYGFSLEEPFGQLSAEDQKVILQGSGKQSVDFKYLNDRGDIVKRSHPFEGIVPNLERRYRETESATVREELAKFLGTQPCPDCRGTRLRREARHVWVGEKTLPAVTNLPIGEASDYFGALTLTGRRGEIAAKILKEICERLQFLVNVGLDYLTLDRSAETLSGGEAQRIRLASQIGAGLVGVMYILDEPSIGLHQRDNDRLLATLNHLRDLGNTVIVVEHDEDAIRLADYVVDIGPGAGVHGGQIVAEGSPQEVMAHPDSLTGKYLSGRKKIVVPAKRTPRNKKLQLKLKGARGNNLQNVDLEVPIGLLTCVTGVSGSGKSTLINNTLFPLAATALNGASSLEPAAHTSIDGLQHLDKVVDIDQSPIGRTPRSNPATYTGIFTPIRELFSGVPESRSRGYGPGRFSFNVKGGRCEACQGDGLIKVEMHFLPDIYVPCDVCKSKRYNRETLEIKYKGKNIHEVLEMTIEDAREFFDAVPALARKLQTLMDVGLSYIKLGQSATTLSGGEAQRVKLSRELSKRDTGKTLYILDEPTTGLHFADIQQLLDVLHRLRDHGNTVVVIEHNLDVIKTADWLVDLGPEGGSKGGQIIACGTPEELSNTKQSYTGHYLKPLLERDRA, from the coding sequence GTGGACAAGATCCTGATTCGTGGGGCACGCACCCACAACCTGAAGAACATCGACCTGACCCTGCCCCGGGACAAGCTGATCGTGATCACCGGCCTGTCCGGCTCCGGCAAGTCGTCCCTGGCGTTCGACACCCTGTACGCAGAGGGCCAACGCCGCTACGTCGAGTCGCTGTCAGCCTATGCCCGACAGTTCCTGTCGATGATGGAAAAACCTGACGTCGACACCATCGAAGGGTTGTCGCCGGCCATTTCCATCGAGCAGAAGTCGACTTCGCACAACCCGCGTTCGACCGTCGGCACCATTACCGAAATCTACGACTACCTGCGCCTGCTCTATGCCCGCGTCGGCACCCCGCGCTGCCCGGACCACGACATTCCGCTGGAGGCGCAAACCATCAGCCAGATGGTCGACCTGGTGCTCGCCCAACCCGAGGGCAGCAAACTCATGCTGCTGGCACCGGTAATCCGCGAGCGCAAGGGCGAGCACCTGGCAGTGTTCGACGAACTGCGCGCCCAGGGCTTCGTCCGTGCGCGGGTCAACGGCAAGCTGTACGAGCTTGACGAGCTGCCCAAGCTGGACAAACAGAAGAAGCACAGCATCGACGTGGTGGTGGACCGCTTCAAGGTGCGCGCCGACTTGCAGCAGCGCCTGGCCGAGTCCTTCGAGACGGCCCTGAAGCTGGCTGACGGCATCGCGCTGGTGGCGCCGATGGACGACGAGGCCGGCGAAGAAATGATCTTCTCCGCCCGCTTCGCCTGCCCGATCTGCGGCCATGCAATCAGCGAACTCGAGCCGAAACTGTTCTCCTTCAACAACCCGGCCGGCGCCTGCCCGACCTGTGACGGCCTGGGCGTGAAGCAGTTCTTCGACACCAAGCGCCTGGTCAATGCCGAGCTGACCTTGGCCGAGGGGGCGATCCGCGGCTGGGACCGGCGCAACGTCTATTACTTCCAGATGCTCGGCTCACTGGCCGCGCACTACGGTTTCAGCCTTGAAGAACCCTTCGGACAGCTGTCTGCAGAGGACCAGAAGGTCATCCTGCAGGGTAGCGGCAAGCAGAGCGTCGACTTCAAGTACCTCAACGACCGTGGCGACATCGTCAAGCGCTCGCACCCGTTCGAGGGCATCGTGCCGAACCTGGAGCGGCGCTACCGCGAAACCGAGTCGGCCACCGTGCGTGAAGAACTGGCCAAATTCCTCGGCACCCAGCCCTGCCCGGACTGCCGTGGCACGCGCTTGCGCCGTGAGGCACGTCATGTGTGGGTCGGCGAGAAGACGCTGCCAGCAGTGACCAACCTGCCGATCGGCGAGGCCAGCGACTACTTCGGCGCACTGACCCTGACCGGTCGGCGCGGCGAAATTGCCGCGAAAATCCTCAAGGAAATCTGCGAGCGCCTGCAGTTCCTGGTCAACGTCGGCCTCGACTACCTGACGCTGGACCGTAGCGCCGAAACCCTGTCTGGCGGTGAAGCCCAGCGAATTCGCCTGGCCAGCCAGATCGGCGCAGGCCTGGTGGGGGTGATGTACATCCTCGATGAACCGTCCATCGGTCTTCATCAACGCGACAACGATCGCCTGCTGGCAACGCTGAACCACCTGCGCGACCTGGGTAACACAGTGATCGTCGTAGAACACGACGAAGATGCCATTCGCCTGGCCGACTATGTCGTCGACATCGGCCCCGGTGCCGGTGTGCATGGCGGCCAAATCGTCGCCGAGGGCTCGCCGCAGGAAGTCATGGCGCACCCAGACTCGTTGACCGGCAAGTACCTGTCCGGACGCAAGAAGATCGTCGTGCCAGCCAAGCGCACGCCGCGCAACAAGAAGCTGCAGCTCAAACTCAAGGGCGCACGTGGCAACAACCTGCAGAACGTCGACCTGGAAGTCCCGATCGGCCTGCTGACCTGCGTGACCGGTGTGTCCGGTTCGGGCAAGTCGACCCTGATCAACAACACCCTGTTCCCCCTGGCCGCCACCGCCCTAAACGGCGCGAGCAGCCTGGAACCCGCTGCGCACACCAGCATCGACGGCCTGCAGCATCTGGACAAGGTGGTCGACATTGACCAGAGCCCGATTGGCCGTACACCGCGCTCGAACCCGGCCACCTACACCGGCATCTTCACCCCGATCCGCGAGCTGTTCTCCGGCGTGCCGGAATCGCGATCGCGGGGCTACGGCCCAGGGCGTTTCTCGTTCAACGTCAAAGGTGGCCGCTGCGAGGCTTGCCAAGGCGATGGCCTGATCAAGGTAGAGATGCACTTCCTGCCGGATATCTACGTCCCGTGCGATGTGTGCAAGAGCAAGCGCTACAACCGCGAGACGCTGGAGATCAAGTACAAGGGCAAGAACATCCATGAGGTGCTGGAAATGACCATCGAGGATGCCCGCGAGTTCTTCGACGCAGTCCCGGCGCTGGCGCGCAAGCTGCAGACGCTGATGGATGTCGGGCTGTCGTACATCAAGCTGGGGCAATCGGCGACCACCCTGTCGGGTGGCGAAGCGCAGCGGGTCAAGCTGTCGCGTGAGCTGTCCAAGCGCGATACCGGCAAGACGCTGTATATCCTCGATGAACCGACCACCGGCCTGCACTTCGCCGACATCCAGCAACTGCTGGACGTGCTGCACCGCCTGCGCGATCACGGCAACACCGTGGTGGTGATCGAGCACAACCTGGACGTTATCAAGACTGCTGACTGGCTGGTGGACCTGGGGCCGGAAGGTGGCTCCAAAGGTGGCCAGATCATCGCCTGCGGTACGCCAGAAGAGCTGAGCAACACCAAGCAGTCATATACCGGGCATTACCTGAAACCGCTGCTGGAGCGGGATCGGGCGTAA